CGCGCCTCGCCCAGTCCGCACCGGGGGCGAGCCCCGAGTCGAAGTTGCGGGCGTCTTGCGAGGAAATAGCATGAGTCGTTGGCGGCAATTCGGAGGGTTGGCGGTCGTGTGCGCCGCGTGTCCCTGGGCGGGCTGCAGCGGTCCGGTCGCGACGTCGCCCGTCGCCGAGAGGGGCATCCCAGCAGACGTGACCGCCGACGAGGTCGCCGAGCGACTGTTCGCCCGCTACAACCGCGCCCAAAGTTACGCCGACAGCGCCTCCTACGTTCAACACTACGTGGTGCGGGGCGAAGGGGTTGAGCGCGAGCGGCCGTTCTTCGAGTTGGCGCTCGCGCTTGCGCGCCCCAACCGGCTGCGGCTCACGTTGAAGGAGTCGATCAGCGAAGGGCCCGACCGGCAGTCGTACGACGTCGCGTGCGACGGCCGGCAACTGCGGGTCGCGGTGGCGGCGCTGCCGGACCAGATCCTTGTCGCCCCGGCGCCGGCCGAACTTGCGGGCGACAATTTCCTTCCCGATCCGCTCCTGCGCGACACCCTGTTGGCCCAATCGCTGGCGAACGTCTTTCCGCAACTCGCCATGATGTGGAACCGCTCGGAGGACGAACTGGTGTTCCCCGAGGACGGCGCCCCGCGGCTCCTTGCCTCGAAGTCGCTCGCCGGGCGGGTCTGCTACCGGCTCGAAACGACCAACCCGGCCGGGAAACGGGTCCTGTGGATCGACCAGGAGACCGACGCCCTGTTGCGGATGGAATTGCCCGTCGACGCCCAGAAAGGGGAACTCGACCCGGACAGCCAGTATATGGAGCACAGCGTCTGGATCGACTTCCGCGATCCCGCATTCGACGCCGACATCGACGATGCGACGTTCGTCCTGGAAGCGCCCGCCGAGGCGACGCTGGTGACCGCGCTGACGCCCCCCGTCCCCCCGGGGCCTTCGCCTGTGACCGGCCGGCTGGCGGCCGAGGCGGCATTTTATGACCCCCAGCGGAAGAAACGTGTGCTCGAAGACTATCAGGACAAGATCGTGGTTCTCGATTTCTGGCAGGTGGAGTGCCCCCCCTGCCGGCGCCAGGCCCAACTGATCGACGAAGTCCGGACCGCACTGGGGGAGGACTCGGGGGTCGAGTTCCTGGCGGTCAACGTCGACCGCGAAGACGCCCCCCGCGACTTGCTCGACCGGACCTGGAAGTCCTGGGGCGGAACGTTCGGCTGGCTGGCCGACGTCGACCGCCAGTCGCGCAAGACCTTCGCCGTCGAAGCGACGCCGACGCTGGTCGTGCTCGACCAAAAATCGCGCGTCCAGCTCTGGCGCCCGGGGCCGCTCGAGTCGGCCGACGAACTGCGGCAAGTGCTCGAGGACCTGCGAGCCGGCAAGGACTTGGCCGGCGAGGCCAGGGCGGCCCACGAGGCCCGGGTCGCCGAGCATCGCCGGACCGTCGACAGCCGCAAGTGGACGCCGCCTCAGTAGTCGCGGCGCGATGGCCGGTTCGCTGCTGAGGAAGCTCGCGTCAACCCGCGAAGCCGCAAATCCAGCCGCTGCACCGGGATGCGTGCTTGATGCGGATTGGGCCGCCGGTGTGCTACAATCGGTGCTGTCGCAAGGAGTTTGGACGACCCCCTCGGTCGGCGGGCCCGGGTGGCGCGCCGTTTGCCCTCTAACCCCGGCGGATCGCACGAATCCCGACGTTTTCCGCGGTTTTTTCGCGGGGACGTACGATTTTGCGCGGCAAGACGGGGCAATGGTCCCATCTTGCGACATTGGTCGATTCCCTCTGTGGAGGGGTCGTCGGCCCCTAATCCCAAAATGAGCACGGCAGCCAGTCGCGTTGGAATCCCCTCGGCGAACCCCCCGCGGCCTCCCCAGGCCTCGGGACGCCGGTTCTCCTGTCGACAGGCCCCGGCCGAGAGCGTGCGAATCCCCGCTTCAGGAGCAACGAGCATGGACAATTCAGAGCGGTCGTCGACAGGTCGGTCCTCGCGCCTCGCAGGGCTGATTCGCGACCCACGGTCAACCGTCGCCGAGGGCCGGCGCGGCTTCACGCTCACCGAGCTGCTGGTGGTGATCAGCATCATCGCGATCCTGGCGTCCCTGGGGACCTACGCCGCGGTCAACGGCCTGAAGGCGGCCAAGCGGGGGCGGATCACGATGGAGCTCAACCAGCTCTCGCAGTCCGTCGAGGATTTCAAGAACAAGTACGGGGCGTATCCTCCCAACGGCATGAACGACGGGAGCCGGAATTCGAAGAATCAGTACGTCAACCAAATCGTCGCCTCCGACTTCGCGCGGATGTTCAAGAAGGCGTTTCCGCGGCATCGCGAGGACCCCGAACTGATCGCCGGTCTGGCGGGGGCCAGCGGCAACGCCGCGCCGCAGGCGCTCGAGGGGGGGATGTCGGCTGGCGAGGCGGTCTACTTCTGGCTCGGCGGGTTCAGCGAGGACCCCGAGTATCCCATTTCCGGGCTAGGCGGACCTTCGTTCCGAATCGCGGACGCCGCCGGCGAAGTCCTAGAGAACCGCACGCCGCTGTACCCGTTCGAGCTTTCGCGGCTCGGCCCGCGTCGTGACAACGGCCGTTTCAACGACGAACGGGGCTTTGGCAGATACATCGTCTACGACGATCCCCGCACCGGGGACGAGCGCCGGATCAATCTCTGGCAGTATCTGCCGGCCGGGTCGCAGCAACCGTACGTGTATTTCGACGTCTCGCGGCACAAGCCGGCTGAGTATTCGCTCCCCGCGGCGCCCATGTCGGACGGCCAGGGGCGGTTGATCTATCCGCTGGTGAAGCTGCGCGAGGGGATCACGGCGATCAACGCGCCGGCGCAGGACATCGTGTTCGTCAACGGCGGCAAGTTTCAGATCCTGCACGCGGGGCTCGACGATGCGTGGGGGGACATGAGCGTCTCGACGATTCAGCAGTACGCCACGGCAGCGAACCTGTTCCTGGCCTTCCCGACCGGGCCGTTCACCGGCGACTTGGCGGACAATTTGACGAACTTCACGACCGGCACCCTTGAGGACTCGCAGGAAGAATGATCGCCGCAGCGGGATGCCTTCTGAGCGGGGTTCAGCGCAACGCCCGGCGTCGCGCGGCCGGCGGCGGTGCGTCCGGGCGGGGCGTGACCTTGGTCGAACTGCTGATCACGATCGCGATCCTGACGATCCTCGCCGCGGCGATCTACGGCGCCGCGGGCTCGGCGATGGAGTCGGCCCGTGCGGCCCGCACCAAAAGCACGATCGCCAAGATCCACGGCCTGCTCATGGAACGGTGGGAGTCGTACGAGACGCGGCGGCTGTCGTTGAACCCGGCGATCGTGCAGCAGATCAATCAGAACTTTCAGGGATTGGCGCGCAATCGCGTGATGTCCGATTTGCGGCTCCTCGCCCGTCGGGAACTGATGAAGCTCGAAATGCCGGACCGCTGGAGCGACGTGCTGAATGCGGGAGTGCCGACCGGAAACCCGAGCAGCGCCCCCGCGCCGACGACTTACTTTCTGTCGCAACCTTCGCCGCTGACTCAGTCCTACTACCGACGCTATTTGGCAACCGCCAATCGCGTCGATCGGGACACGTTGTTGGCGAACGAGGCCGCCGAGTGCCTGTTCATGACGATCATGTCCGCCACCGGCGACGGCGAAGCGAGAACGCTGTTCAGCGAACAGGACGTCGGCGACACCGACGGCGACGGCGCCCTGGAGTTCCTCGACGGCTGGGGGCAGCCGATTCGCTACATTCGCTGGCCGGCGGGGCATGTCGAGCGGTCGACGATCATGTCGGGCGATTGGGAGACCGACCACGATCCGTTCGACGTGTTTCGCCGCGATGCGTTGCCGAGCAGTCTGTCTGCGATTCCCTACGGCAATTACCCGACGACGGCAATGCAAAGATCCATGCAAGCGATTCAGAATCGCAACGCGCAGGCCGAGGCGGCGCTTGCCGGCACGCCTCGACAGTATTTGGGCGCCTTTCGTCTCGTGCCGCTCGTTTTCTCCGCCGGCCCTGATCGACGTACGGGTCTGGTCGTCGCGGTCGGATTTGCCGGGCCGACAGTCGCCGATCCGTACGCGCCGACGGACGTGGAACTCAACGGCGTGGCTTTGCAACTCGGCGCCGTTTACGACGAAGACGGGCAAATCGACAGCGACAAAGACAACATCTCCAATCACGACGGCTAACCTCCCACGACGATCATGAACGGCGGCATGTCAACGCGAACGGCGGCGCTCCCGCGGCGGGATGCGGTCGCGGTGCGCCCTGCGCGGGGGGCGGTTCGCGGGATGACGCTGATCGAGTTGTTGGTGGTCGTGGTGATCGTCACGAC
The window above is part of the Pirellulales bacterium genome. Proteins encoded here:
- a CDS encoding redoxin domain-containing protein, with product MSRWRQFGGLAVVCAACPWAGCSGPVATSPVAERGIPADVTADEVAERLFARYNRAQSYADSASYVQHYVVRGEGVERERPFFELALALARPNRLRLTLKESISEGPDRQSYDVACDGRQLRVAVAALPDQILVAPAPAELAGDNFLPDPLLRDTLLAQSLANVFPQLAMMWNRSEDELVFPEDGAPRLLASKSLAGRVCYRLETTNPAGKRVLWIDQETDALLRMELPVDAQKGELDPDSQYMEHSVWIDFRDPAFDADIDDATFVLEAPAEATLVTALTPPVPPGPSPVTGRLAAEAAFYDPQRKKRVLEDYQDKIVVLDFWQVECPPCRRQAQLIDEVRTALGEDSGVEFLAVNVDREDAPRDLLDRTWKSWGGTFGWLADVDRQSRKTFAVEATPTLVVLDQKSRVQLWRPGPLESADELRQVLEDLRAGKDLAGEARAAHEARVAEHRRTVDSRKWTPPQ
- a CDS encoding prepilin-type N-terminal cleavage/methylation domain-containing protein, whose translation is MDNSERSSTGRSSRLAGLIRDPRSTVAEGRRGFTLTELLVVISIIAILASLGTYAAVNGLKAAKRGRITMELNQLSQSVEDFKNKYGAYPPNGMNDGSRNSKNQYVNQIVASDFARMFKKAFPRHREDPELIAGLAGASGNAAPQALEGGMSAGEAVYFWLGGFSEDPEYPISGLGGPSFRIADAAGEVLENRTPLYPFELSRLGPRRDNGRFNDERGFGRYIVYDDPRTGDERRINLWQYLPAGSQQPYVYFDVSRHKPAEYSLPAAPMSDGQGRLIYPLVKLREGITAINAPAQDIVFVNGGKFQILHAGLDDAWGDMSVSTIQQYATAANLFLAFPTGPFTGDLADNLTNFTTGTLEDSQEE
- a CDS encoding prepilin-type N-terminal cleavage/methylation domain-containing protein, producing MIAAAGCLLSGVQRNARRRAAGGGASGRGVTLVELLITIAILTILAAAIYGAAGSAMESARAARTKSTIAKIHGLLMERWESYETRRLSLNPAIVQQINQNFQGLARNRVMSDLRLLARRELMKLEMPDRWSDVLNAGVPTGNPSSAPAPTTYFLSQPSPLTQSYYRRYLATANRVDRDTLLANEAAECLFMTIMSATGDGEARTLFSEQDVGDTDGDGALEFLDGWGQPIRYIRWPAGHVERSTIMSGDWETDHDPFDVFRRDALPSSLSAIPYGNYPTTAMQRSMQAIQNRNAQAEAALAGTPRQYLGAFRLVPLVFSAGPDRRTGLVVAVGFAGPTVADPYAPTDVELNGVALQLGAVYDEDGQIDSDKDNISNHDG